The following DNA comes from Erigeron canadensis isolate Cc75 chromosome 3, C_canadensis_v1, whole genome shotgun sequence.
TTTGTTAACCTAAATCCACCATACATATTACTTGGTTCATCATAATCTTGACTTCTTAACTACTTCAAACTCAACTTATGTTCAGCAAAATAATTGTCAATAGAAGTGTTAAGAGACAAGATGTTTCTGTTACAGGAATGGTGTCCAGAAATCTCTCTTTTACAAGTTCACGAGTATTAACATTTTATAAAGTGATAGCCATTTGTTGTTTTTTGATACATTACTAGACTCAAACTAAAACACTctagaaatattttaaaaaatagattcAAGTATCTCTTCAAAGCAAGTAACAATATATTGTTGAATACTTAGAGCCAAATATTGATTATTCCTGAAGCTTTTAGCATCTTATGGAATTCTTCATGTTGActtatattacttttattaacTCCAAGAGGTTACCGTTGAAAAAGGACttttggttttcattttgaCCACGAATGCTAATGCACATTTAAAGCAATATATAAAAGCATCAATATTTGCATTTAGGCAAATTGGATTCTTtttcattatcatatacctGTGATATTTCTTGTGAAGGGGAAATGCCAATAGATTGTGAGTATCATTAAATCTTCACAATTCCAACTCCTCTATAATTAAAACTATTGACATTGCCAACGTGAATCATAAGTCCCTTCTTATTCCAACATTTAAAGCTCTCTACGCAAGTAACAACACAAGCAAAAGACTTTGTCCACTTTGATGCTCTACTGTTACCTTTTACCATGTTTATTAAACAGCACTGAgctaaaaggtttttttatCGCTATTAATCTTTTTGGGAGAGATATGTGGGTTTGATGGAAGCATCTTCTTCGTCTTTTAAAGTTTCCACAAAGAATTTTTGTTTTGCTAATCATAAGTTTGAGTTTGAAGAGGTTATAACCAGGTTATCATGGAAGAAGCAAATATTGTGGTGATATATTCTTAGGCTGTTTAAAAGGGGGCTGGTCATAGGATAATTATAGCGTCTATAAAACAAATTGCAAGTATTGGAGGTTTTGAAACTGTAGTACAGATTGGACTGAAGGTAGTATTGACTTTAAGCTACCATTACTTTGAGGATCATCTCGTCTAAATATCCCTAAGAACTAGGACTAGTTATTCTCGTCAGGCTGAGGGTTGTGTATGCAACGATCCAACTAGTTTCATGTCCCTTATATTGTGTTAGGTTTGTGATGTGTCAAGAATTGCCAACCTCACCAAAGGCTGAACTTGCAGGTTTAGGTCATGTTTAGAACTCTATTGTGATATTGCATTAGTTCCACTAGAAACAAGAGTGAGTTTGCGAAACTAACagtattatttaattgaagacaTGAAAATGGCTTTTTAGTTATAGTTTAGTTTAAACTAGGCATAATTCAGACAATCCTAATATCCTATTGGTTATAGATAGGGCTGCAAATGAATCGAATGAATACGAACGGAGCTTGTTCATGTTTAAGTTTAGCTGAACGAACAAGAATACTTCAATAAACAAAGTTTTGTGTCCCTGTTCATTCGTTTAGGTTTAAACAAACATCAAACATTAAGATTAAACGAATGTATGCTAGCAtatatacaaatgaacaaaCGTATGAAGGAACGTTTACGAACTAAACAAACGTTCACCAACATAAACGAATGTCAAATTTTGTTCGTGTCCGTTCCAACCATAAATGATCTTCCCGCCAAACATGACATTTTATATGTTTACAGCCCTAGTTACAGACTTGCATCGTCTCTAACCAATGTTCATCAAATTATGCAGCATAAATCATACTAttttgctaatttaattaattacggtttatgttgattgattttatttataacgATCCAAAATGGTTAGTTGATAGTATGATTGCCAGGGTACAAGTGTTAATGAATCCTATTTTGatactttataaaattttgtattaCAGAACTATTACGGAATTATCTGAAGCAAATACGTGAAGAAACTAGTGGTAGATTATTGAGCGTTGCATATAGACCAAACGGAACTCCAAACAAATGGTGGCTGGCATTTGCTAAACGGAAATTTATCAACACAATCGCTCTTTAGAACCTCCCTGTAATATGTACCATGCAGTTTGGTCTCAGAATTACTTGGgatcaaaatatattttgtaattcTTTTGTGCTGTAAAATAAATTTAGTTCGACTTCATGTTATATTCTGAGTTTGTAAAGCTTATACTGAATCTCACCATGTATACTATTCTTAAATCTTAAGTTCTTAACCAAAGGAACTGAGTTACCTTTTTAAGCCCCTCTAAAGTTCATCCAGCAAACTCATACAATTTTAAAACTAGTTTTTTAGTTGGATACTTGGATGGAAATTTTCTGGCAATTCAATAAAATGTGCAAGACAACCGGACAAATAAACATAACACAACcgattgtttttgttgtttatattGTTGGCATAACACACAACAATTAACTGTTAGGAACCATAttgtgtgaccgtcactgatcatgtattatttctgatatgataattgacgataactgaaattcctatgtctaataaatatataatgggcttatttactcttaaagacgtaGTATTGGGTTTTTCATTAGGTGATtttaactaagaggactaatggtgaacacattaaacactaaaaaagtttaaagtgtaaatattctccttatatatatataaagtcattaaccctaagtttAAGTTAACATTTACACACATAATACTCTAATTTTCGTGTGTGTCTCCTCTTTAAATTCGTGCATCAAGTTAtagccgaattactcatcccattattacttaATCACATTGTTATGGGAACCCAAAATcgatagcaattatgctttatgcttTTACAGGTTacacaggacgattggggatgttttatcactcgaatcgaatcatgtttattccaacattaACCGGAATTTATAGAGGGAAGTAGGGAAAATGAGAGGACGAGGAAAGTTTGTAggaataaacatggtttgattcaagggaaaatactcaccagatgatcctgtggaacctgtaaaggcattaaacatgtttgccattgatttcgggttcccaaaacaaggtgattgagttagGATGAGATGGGTAATTTGGCTGTGATGTTATGCACGAATTAGAAAGGAGTAAACACAtgaatttgtgtgggattatgtgtgtgtgattaaccttaacttagggttaattaccctctatttataatgagagtaattacacttaCCACCCTTTAGTAATTACTCATTCAACCCctgtggtgtttaatgtgtatatcattagtcctcttatttacaatcacctaatgggaaaccctattctacgtctctaagagtaaatacgctcatcatatatttacctagacatagggatttcattatcgtcaattatcatatcaggaatgatacatgatcagtgacggtcacattaACGTGGTTCTAACAAAGTTGTCTCCAAAAGTTGACATATCagttatttttgagaaaaaaaagtaGGTGGGTGTTTAAAGGACGAGAATCGATATTCATCATAGAATTTCATGaatattatttgaaattttgtttaataaaaaaaagtgcaTCCATTTCACAAATTTCGTCCATTTTATTGCGATTAGCATTTTGTTTAAACTTTAGGGTTCACTATCAGAATTTTAAAAAGCCGTAAATTTGTACAAAAATAGTTAACAAAAGGGCTCATATAATTATCTCAGTATTCATTTTCCTACTTCCCTCGAAATACgtgttttttttgaaagatcAATCAATACTCCATTAAAATACCATCAGCAGGATGCTAATAAACAATATCCACCATCATTACAACAACACCATCTAATGCCAATACTAAAGCATACAGAaagaacaaaaaacaaataataacaaACCAAACCAGAAAATAAAAACTACAATCCAATACCCCCCGAATCAAAAGATGTCCATGAATACCAAGATGCACTCTGCAGTTTTGCACGACTCCTAATCCATAAAAAGCTTTTAGCCTTTATTTCACCAACTAACTTATGTAAAGAGATCTTGACGCCTTTAAATACCATGTCATTTCGTGCACGCCAAATACACCAAATAGCAATCAAAACAATTCCGTGTAATGCCTTCATAAACAAAGCCGACCCTCTTGTATACACATGAACTTCCAGTAAGCCTTTGAAGCTAAACGAGTACATAGGTTGAATCTTGCACCACTGTGAAACCATCTCCCAAACAGATTGAGCCAAGCCGCATTCAAGAAAAATATGGGCCACAACCTCGGGTGCCTCTCCACAGATCGGGCACAAAACAGAAGGCGACACAATATTTCTTCTAGCTAATGCAGTAAGAACAGGAAGACGGTTAAGAGCGACACGCCAAGACAACAATCCAACCTTACGGGGAACCCAATTATTCCACTTAAAAGCAATGTCAGAAGCCGGTCATTGATACTCAGCTAGAAGATGCTTACAATacaagagggggggggggggggggggtgtaaACAAAGACTCAAGCTGATGCAATTGGGTCAATTCATCCCCAGTCGCAGGTAAACTCTTCCACAGCCAAGCCCACATCCACCTGAAAGACCCTTGAGTGACTCGTTCAGAAATAACACAACACTTATTAACCTCCAGGTTAAATAACGCTGGGAAAGTAACCGCCAGTGGCTGATGAGCTTGCCAACAATCCAACCAAAACCTTGCCGATGATCTGTTCCCCACCCTTGCCTTTACCAACTTAGAGAAGTCCAAACCGTAATCAAAAAGGCTGACAAATGTCTTTGACAACTGTTTCCACACTCCAGGTATGGTTATCTTATAAGGAATGAAACTCCAAGACCTCGAGCTATTATAAGGAATGAAATACGTGCTTTCACATGGATCGTGACCCTACATATAGTGTCATCTTATTTACAAAATACCAAGAGCATCTCCAATGGGATaaagcttttaaaagttttttattttcccAATCaactaatttattaatttaaaataagaaaaagtcaTTCACTCCAATGTAAAAGCTTTTTCTAcagttttttttatgtgtgaATTGAAAAAAAAGCTTTTCTTCAAAGGGTTGAAGATTGtcaaacttttgataaaaaaaaaagcctttATACCCAATGGTATCAAGCTTttcaaagacttttttttttcaaaaaaagtttttcattaACCTACATTGGAGGTGCTCTAAGAACTACGAGaatcatataatttatatatatcatgtcaCATGTAATTTGAATTCAACTATAtgtgaaaagttaaaaaaaaaaaaaaaaacaatatgaaatcgctaaaaacatataaatatacatataacaatttTATAACCTAAGGTTGTATGCTCGCCAAACACAAACACCTCAATACCAACAATATAATCTATGAAGGGACAACCAAAATAAGAACTAATCAACCTCCGTCAAATTTAACTTTTCTATCCACTCCTACACGAAGAAAAGTAAACAAGTTAACTTCCACCGTGACTCAACCAATCCACTTGTAGGAAACAAGTAGCTCTCCATAATCATATATGTATCCATCCTACTGGCAGAAGGAACTCTTAAGAGCAAAAAACATTTCTCTAAAATATCTTTATCCTTTCACAAGATTAGGGAGTGGGGAGTGTATCCCCTCCTCTCACCACCTtttccttttctctctcctcccctcccctctcTCATACAAGGAATGCTCATCCCTTCCCTTCaccaacttttttattttattttattttttcatgttatttaaacataagaatacaattaattaatttgttttcttaattatttaatactttaagttaattattagttttaactttttttttattaagttttttaggtaaaataagaaataaaaataaaaaagatataaaactaAATGACCCTTTTTTGAGAAAAGAATAAATGAAAGCATCttcacaaaattaaattaacacaaaatacatcaaaaaaatgtctaaataaaatattaaactaaattaaaaataaaaccacaaaatacatcaaaataCAATGATATCtcaaatattattgttttaaaaataaaaacttaaaaaaaaaaaacaagtgttaCATAAGTACACAATATACACACAAATCACTGGACAGTACACACaatcacatatataaaataatatattaaaaaattaaaatgcttTATTCGTTATCAATACCCCACAaggaagaaaaaataaaactaagacatattccttgtcttcttcctgtttctttcttcttcttccccaTTCTTTCAAAAACAAAGCATATACATAtccatatatctatacatatataaatattaaataatataccgatacagaaattttttttattaaacccCAACGGCCCACATCACGCGTGAGAAAGAACGAGACTCTAGTCATCAAATCACTCCCTTCCCGCCCGGTACCGGCCTTGAGGGGCGGTGTTCACCATCGGTACCGGCGGTACCGGGTCTTCTCGAACATGTGAAAAACACTTGCTTTTATTAAACAACTCTTTCAATTTATAATAAGCATTCATCTCAACTCAATGTGAACAGGCCATATGCGAAActtgttggaaattttatgtaataacatagaatatccaagttaatagatatgttaaaaggagttgaaagaATAATTGACTAATGTGAGtgtgtcccacattggtagaagaataaacattaagtatgtttataaggaggagtgttggaggaattataattccttataaggggctacaccccaagtgagCTAGGAGGGTGCGAAGCACCCGACGCGCCCGCGCCCGTGCCCGAGACCGGGACCGGGGGCGTGGgcgatgaggcgtaatgtggCGTTTTAGTGGCGCACTTTGCACTTTCTCTTTCACTCCATCCTGGATCATCTTCAATACTCTTTCTCTTTCACTCCACTTCAagaagttcttgaaggtaaatTCTGGGTTGTGGTTGACTCCGGCAGTACTAactgctttggctgttgtacactgggaaactgtcgggttcacttgggtggcccgaaatcagttttaagggaccttggtttaaccatatcctcagcccgtttttgcctttctttctgtttctgttttatTCTTTACTTTGCTTTCTTGTAATGTTTTGTACTACTTCCtttacttgtaattttgttgttgtaattcgaatgtatcttcaataaaattgttgttttcttgaatggtgttATAACAATCTTAAAACTGAATTCCTTTCTTCACCATTCTGTTAATTCGAATTACAGAAatatgttttttcaaaactttattaTGTACTTTTCTGTAAAGTTATTCATTTAAATTAGTCTTTACTTTCTGCAAGTTTTAGTAAAACTTTGATTGTTCTATTTCAGAAATGGCTACTGAAATGAACTCTTCTACTAATGGAACTACTTCTtctaccaccaccaacaccgTTGGTGCAAATGTTTCTCAATCTGTAGGACTTACTGTCTCTACAAGCATGGGACCTTTAGTAGGTACCCAAGCTGCCCAAACTATGGCCAACTACTGTGAAAAACCAGAAAAGTTTTCTGGAAATAACTTCAAGATGTGGCAACAAAAGATGTTGTTCTATTTGACCACTTTGAATCTTGCGAGATTCCTAACTGAAACAGCACCTCAAATTCCTGAAGGTTCTATTGATGCTCAATCAGTAAGTGCTGTTGATGCTTGGAAACATTCTGAATATCTATGCCGAAACTATGTGTTAAATGGTCTAGTTGATTCactgtataatgtattttgcaaaataaCAACTGCAAAAGATTTATGGGAATCTTtgcaaaagaaatacaaaaccGAAGATGCCGGAACTAAAAAGTTCATAGTTGCAAGGTTTTTAGAGTTTAAAATGGTTGACTCTAAAACTGTTATGGCACAGGTTGAAGAATTGCAAATTATAATCAGTGAAATCTTATCAGAAGGAATGGTTCTTGGTGAAACATTTCAAGTTGCTTCCATGATTGAAAAGTTGCCCCCAAGTTGGTTGGATTTTAAAAATTACCTTAAGCATAAGCGAAAGCAAATGACCGTTGAAGAGCTTGTTGTTCGTCTTCGAATTGAGGAAGACAATAGAGgtgctcaaaatggtggtcatatTGAAGGTCTTGCTGAGGCCAACTTTGTTGAACATGGACAAAGTTCCAAAGGAAAAGGTAATTTCAAGGGTAAAGGGAAAGGTCCTATTAAGAAGAACAAGGGAAAAAGGATGGATTTGAGTCCAAAGAATGGTGGTGTGAAGAAGAAGGTTAGTTTGTTCAAAGGGAAGTGTTACAATTGTGGTGAATCTGGTCACCGAGCTGATCAATGCAAGAATCCAAGGAAGGAAAGGGCAAATATGATCGTAGATGACATGCCTCTTGTTGCTATGATTTCTGACCTCACGGCTAAGTTGGAAGAGGTCAATCTTACCACCGATGGAATCAAAGGATGGTGGGTTGATACGGGTGCAACCCGTCATGTGTGTCCGGATAAGACTATGTTCCATAACTTGAAAGAAATATCCGGTGAAGAAAAGTTGTATATGGGAAATGCCGCCACCGCTGATATCAAGGGTGAAGGTAATGTGATCCTCAAGTGGACTTCGGGGAGAGAGCTCAAGTTAACCAATGTGTTGTATGTTCCCGAATTGCGCAAGAGTCTTGTGTCGGGTTGGTTGCTTAACAAGAATGGGTTTCGTTTAGTGTTTGAAAGTGATAAGTTTGTGTTAACTAAACGTGGTTTGTATGTTGGTCAAGGTTATGCCCTTAATGGGATGTTTAAGCTCAATGTTGTACCTATTAAGCAAGTGAATGAAGATGCTTCTACTTCCGCTTATTTGATTGAGTCTTCTAATATTTGGCATAATCGTCTTGGACATgtgaattttaattcaatgcgtcgtttaattaagttaaattgtATACCATCTTTTAACATTGATTCTAATTCTAAATGTGCAACTTGTGTTGAAGCTAAACAAACCacgaaatctttcaaatctaTTGAACGAAACACCGAGCCACTTGATTTAATCCATACCGATGTATGTGATTTTAGATCGATTCCCACTCGAGGTGGTAACAAATATTTCattacatttattgatgattgtACAAGATATTGCTATGTATACTTACTAAAGAGCAAGAATGAAGCAATAGATAAGTTTATCTTGTACAAAaatgaagttgagaatcaactcaacaaaaagattaaaagattaaggagcgatagaggaggtgaatatGTTTCTCCATTTGCTGAAATGTGTACTCAAAATGGTATTATCCATGAGCAAACAGCTCCttataccccacaacaaaatggcatTGCTGAAAGGAAAAATCGAACTCTTAAAGAAATGATGAATGCCATGTTAATAAGCTCGGGCTTAGGACAAGATATGTGGGGAGATGCAGTTTTATCGGCAAACTATCTTTTGAACAAGATACCtttcaagaaaaaggatgtTACACCTTATGAGTTATGGTTTAATAGAAAACCATCCTATAAGTTCTTGAAAGTGTGGGGGTGTTTAGCAAAGGTAGTGGTTCCACCACCTAAAGTTCAAAAGATAGGACCAAAAACTGTTGATTGTGTATTCATAGGATATGCTAAGCATGGTAGCGATTGTGAATCCTCAAATCTTGCTGAACATAGTAGTGCATATCGGTTTCTAGTACATGAGTCTAAGAACCCGGAAATACACAAAAACAGTATACTTGAGTCAAGAAATGCTTCgttttttgaaaatgtgtttCCTGATTTGGATCGAGGAAAAGCTTCTACATCAACTCCGGTTGATAAGATTGTTCCAGatgatcatcaagaacaatcagaggaagaagaagtagaACCGCGAAGAAGCAAAAGGCAAAAGATTGAAAAATCTTTCGGGCctgattttgtttcttatatggTTATGAGTGAACCTCAAACATATAATGAAGCGGTTACTTCACAAGAAGCGCCTCAATGGAAAGAAGCCATTAAGAGTGAAATTGATTCTATTTTGCAGAATCATACTTGGGAATTAGTTCGTCTTCCACCTGGTTGTAAACCACTTGAACATCGTTAGATattcaagaaaaagatgaaatctGATGGCTCTATTGATAAGTACAAGGCAAGACTTGTGGTCAAAGGATATAGACAAAAGAAAGATCTTGATTACTTTGACACATATGCGCCTGTAACTCGAGTAACTTCGATCAGATTGGTGCTTGCAATTGCAGCATTGAGAAATTTGGAAATacatcaaatggatgtaaaaaccGCATTTCTCAATGGTGAGCTtgatgaagaaatatatatggaacaacctgagggtttTTCCGCTCCTGGCCAGGAGGACAAAGTTTGTAAATTTGTCAAGTCTTTGTACGGATTGAAACAAGCTCCAAAGCAATGGCACCAAAAGTTTGATCAAGTCATGCTCGACAATGGTTTCAGGATTAATGAGTGTGATAAATGTGTTTATGTCAAAGATATATCTAAGGGATATGTTATACTTTGtctatatgtcgatgacatactCATTGTGGGTAGTGATGATAGTATGATCAAATCTACCAAAGACATGTTGAAGGCGAGATTTGACATGAAGGATATGGGTTTAGCAGATGTCATTCTTGGAATGAAAATTACTCGAACCCAAGATGGTCTAGTGTTAAGTCAATCTCACTATGTGGACAAGATCCTTGAGAAATTCAGTCCCGAGGACTCAAGAGTCGCTCGATCTCCAATAGATACCACGAAACATCTATCGAAAAATAGAGGTGAAGGTGTTGCTCAATTGGAGTACTCAAGGGTAATTGGCAGCTTAATGTATCTCATGACAAGTACTAGGCCTGACTTAGCCTATGCTGTTAGTAGGCTAAGTAGATATACTAGTAATCCTAGTTTGGAACATTGGAAGGCTATGACTAGGTTACTAAGATACTTGAGATTTACAAAGAATTATGGGCTGCACTTTGGTCGAGATCCAGCTGTATTGGAAGGATATAGTGATGCTAATTGGATATCCGATATAAAAGATTCCAAATCCACAAGTGGATATGTATTTACTCTTGGAGGAGCAGCTATAACTTGGAAATCGTCCAAGCAAACGCTAATTGCTAGATCCACAATGGAATCTGAATTTATAGCATTGGATAAAGCTGGAGAAGAAGTAGAATGGCTACGACATTTCTTGGAATATGTTCCAAGATGGCCAAAGCCATTAACGGCTATTTGTATACATTGTGATTGCCAATCGGCTATTGGTAGAGCTCAAAATACAATGTATAATGGCAAGTCAAGACATATTCGTCGTAGGCATAATAGTATACGACAACTGCTCACAACAGGGGTTATCACTGTTGACTATGTTAGGTCAAAGGATAACATTGTGGATCCGCTAACTAAAGGTTTAAGTAGTGAGGCAGTTTATAAGTCATCAAGAGGAATGGGACTAAAGCCCATTGAGTAAATTTGTACGAAGGAAAACCTAACCTAGATGTAAATGGAGATCCCATGATCTAGGCTCAATAGGACAACCTAATTGTACGAATAGAGGAGGTCATTGTGGGGAGTACCCCAAACATCAAAGGGAGTTTACAGTCACTGTGGGGGGAGAACCCACCACAATAAAGTGAGTTGCAAATTTTCCTAGTCCATTCCTATATCAAATCAATGATATCATAGAGGTTAAGCTTATAGCTTTTAATGATTGTGAGCAATCACCTATGTTAGAGAGAAGTGTGGTCGCTTCGAATGGAATTGTAGGGGCGCAATTCCTAGAGCTTTCACAGAACCAGGATAGTGTTCCATGACCATAACGGACACGAAAGTGAGGGGTTAACCAGACTAGGGAAAGTATTGTGTGAT
Coding sequences within:
- the LOC122591546 gene encoding uncharacterized protein LOC122591546 — encoded protein: MIQDGVKEKVQSAPLKRHITPHRPRPRSRSRARARARRWNNWVPRKVGLLSWRVALNRLPVLTALARRNIVSPSVLCPICGEAPEVVAHIFLECGLAQSVWEMVSQWCKIQPMYSFSFKGLLEVHVYTRGSALFMKALHGIVLIAIWCIWRARNDMVFKGVKISLHKLVGEIKAKSFLWIRSRAKLQSASWYSWTSFDSGGIGL